The following proteins come from a genomic window of Montipora foliosa isolate CH-2021 chromosome 2, ASM3666993v2, whole genome shotgun sequence:
- the LOC137991419 gene encoding uncharacterized protein: MGDGQGHKLSSCPTFKALSVQELLKEVQKHGLCFSCLSPQHWLSNCSNQKQCGVNGCSRSHNALLHKLRNVTSMENSDVVSATNPAVQTAVGSSTEHSNSSPRSSHTSVLLQVVPVTLYGPKGYFNTHAMLDTGSTCSLLLADVAERLGLDCPVESVLLNGIQKTSELLTKRINVQVSPVNDFGTQFDVNGVLVVNHLNVPQKKVKLPELQEKWPHLSDLELTEVAGTRVTLLLGSDVAELIVPLEIRHGP, from the coding sequence ATGGGAGATGGGCAGGGACACAAGTTATCTTCTTGCCCTACGTTTAAGGCCCTAAGTGTGCAAGAACTCCTTAAAGAAGTACAAAAACATGGGTTGTGCTTCTCTTGCCTCAGTCCTCAACATTGGCTAAGCAATTGTTCAAATCAGAAACAGTGTGGTGTAAATGGGTGCTCACGATCACACAATGCATTGTTGCACAAATTAAGGAACGTGACTTCAATGGAGAATAGTGACGTAGTATCGGCTACTAACCCTGCGGTTCAAACAGCAGTCGGTTCATCTACTGAACATTCTAACTCATCCCCTAGAAGTAGTCACACCTCTGTATTGTTACAAGTGGTACCAGTAACCCTCTATGGTCCAAAGGGATACTTTAACACTCACGCAATGTTGGACACGGGAAGTACTTGTAGCTTGCTGCTAGCAGATGTTGCCGAAAGGCTTGGTTTGGATTGTCCTGTGGAAAGTGTGCTCTTAAATGGAATTCAGAAAACCTCTGAGCTGTTGACAAAGCGTATCAATGTTCAAGTTAGTCCAGTAAATGACTTTGGTACCCAATTTGATGTGAATGGAGTTCTTGTGGTTAATCATCTGAACGTGCCTCAGAAGAAAGTGAAACTCCCTGAGCTACAAGAAAAGTGGCCACACCTGTCGGACTTGGAGCTGACTGAAGTCGCAGGGACTCGAGTCACCTTACTCCTTGGAAGTGATGTCGCAGAACTCATTGTTCCCCTGGAAATACGGCATGGTCCTTAG
- the LOC137991420 gene encoding uncharacterized protein, with translation MRFREEKVALSGDIAMFNQVAVPEAGQSALRFLWRQSPESPIEVYQYVRHIFGAKCAPTCSNYALLRSAEDKEIKFPIAALAVKRNFYMDGFFRSVKSIDEAMKRQRQLAEMLNLGGFHLTKWISNEKEVIAQIPEPERAPSVNVVDENILMPVERALGIIWDTNSDCFVYEVAKRNIADTRRKMLSLTASLFDPIGFLAPFLVRAKILLQQVWHCGIGWDDLLPSELLEEWSKWQEELDRISQFRISRFYRHVLDSPSVIELHVFGDASEQAFCSVAYLRFCYTSGAVKCAFVVAKTRVAPKKPLSIPKLELQAAVLSTRLSLVVVKEHDYIIDSTYFWTDSSTVFQWIRGVSKRHPAFIANRIGEILDSSDPCQWNHCPGLLNPADDGSRGLPVTSITSGSRWLNGPAFLFLPEEKWPKGNSTLEPPKQYVDDPQTQETTVTCIGEVKDTKNQTEYFCPAKYSSLTKFLRVTAYLARFMYNCRHSKSERRIGALLVEDIEQARKFWVRSTQAESFPPEVAVLKSKRHVSSKSKLVSLSPFLDEHGIVRAGGRIERADIPFCSRHPIVLSPDHEFTRLIIMNCHERLKHEGVDHVRNELRQQYWILRCRATVRKILHQCSYCRRRRAKPVLPMMACLPYDRLQIAPPFSKVGVDFFGPLRVKYLRKQEKRYGCLFTCLVTRAIHLKVAFSLSTDSFIMCLRRFIARRGKPTVIYSDNGTNFVGANLEGLVNSRPLTEVSSDVDDLEALTPNHFIIGRGTLNLPPGVFIDKEMSSHKRWRQAQVVATHIWNRWLREYLPRLITRKKWLQPTANVKIGDLVLVSDYAVPRGYWPLGRIVKVFPGHGNVVRSAEVKTKFGVMKRPVTKLALVEECSPN, from the exons ATGCGATTTCGAGAAGAAAAGGTAGCGCTTTCAGGAGACATTGCGATGTTTAATCAAGTTGCCGTCCCGGAAGCAGGTCAAAGTGCCCTTCGTTTTCTGTGGCGTCAATCCCCTGAATCACCGATCGAAGTCTACCAATACGTGCGTCACATATTTGGAGCGAAATGTGCGCCAACCTGTTCCAACTATGCCTTGTTGAGGAGTGCAGAAGATAAAGAGATTAAGTTTCCAATCGCCGCTCTAGCTGTTAAGCGAAACTTTTACATGGATGGCTTTTTCAGGTCTGTTAAATCAATCGATGAAGCTATGAAAAGACAACGACAACTTGCTGAAATGCTTAACCTGGGAGGTTTCCACTTGACCAAGTGGATCTCAAATGAGAAAGAAGTGATCGCGCAAATTCCAGAACCGGAAAGAGCTCCCTCTGTCAATGTCGTGGATGAAAATATCTTAATGCCTGTGGAACGTGCTCTTGGTATCATCTGGGACACCAATTCAGACTGTTTTGTCTATGAGGTTGCGAAGAGGAACATAGCAGACACTCGTCGTAAGATGCTGAGCCTTACAGCATCACTCTTTGATCCCATTGGATTCCTAGCTCCATTCCTGGTTAGAGCGAAAATCCTTCTTCAGCAAGTGTGGCATTGCGGTATTGGTTGGGACGATTTACTGCCATCAGAGCTTCTAGAGGAGTGGTCTAAGTGGCAGGAAGAGCTAGATAGAATTTCACAATTTCGCATCTCCCGTTTCTATCGTCATGTTCTAGACAGCCCATCTGTTATTGAGCTTCATGTCTTTGGGGATGCAAGCGAACAGGCATTCTGCTCAGTGGCTTATTTGAGATTCTGCTATACCAGTGGAGCAGTGAAATGTGCATTTGTTGTGGCCAAGACTCGGGTAGCACCCAAGAAACCCTTAAGCATACCAAAACTTGAATTGCAAGCTGCTGTTTTGAGTACGAGATTATCTTTGGTAGTCGTCAAGGAGCATGATTATATCATTGACTCTACCTATTTCTGGACAGACAGTAGTACTGTGTTCCAGTGGATACGCGGAGTGTCTAAGCGACACCCGGCCTTTATCGCCAACCGAATTGGGGAGATACTGGATTCATCTGACCCCTGTCAATGGAATCATTGTCCAGGACTGTTAAACCCAGCTGATGATGGTAGCAGGGGACTACCAGTAACTTCGATTACATCTGGCAGTCGTTGGCTAAATGGTCCTGCATTCTTGTTCCTTCCTGAAGAGAAATGGCCAAAGGGAAATTCAACACTTGAACCTCCCAAGCAATACGTTGATGACCCACAAACCCAAGAGACAACTGTGACCTGCATTGGTGAAGTGAAAGATACGAAGAACCAGACTGAGTACTTTTGCCCAGCTAAGTACTCGTCCCTGACAAAGTTTCTCAGAGTAACTGCGTACCTTGCTCGGTTTATGTACAACTGTAGGCACTCGAAATCAGAACGCCGTATTGGTGCGCTTTTGGTTGAAGACATAGAGCAGGCCCGAAAGTTTTGGGTCCGCAGTACCCAAGCGGAATCATTTCCTCCAGAAGTTGCAGTGCTCAAGTCGAAACGACATGTTTCAAGCAAGAGCAAATTGGTATCACTATCACCCTTTCTTGATGAACATGGAATTGTTCGTGCCGGTGGTCGAATTGAGAGAGCCGACATTCCATTTTGCAGTCGTCACCCGATAGTGCTATCACCCGATCATGAGTTCACCCGTCTTATCATCATGAATTGTCATGAGAGACTGAAACATGAAGGAGTGGACCATGTGAGAAATGAGTTGAGACAACAGTATTGGATCTTGCGCTGCCGAGCTACGGTACGAAAGATTCTCCATCAGTGTTCTTACTGCCGGAGGCGGAGAGCAAAACCCGTCCTGCCCATGATGGCGTGTCTCCCTTATGATCGTCTACAGATTGCACCACCATTCTCTAAAGTTGgcgtggatttctttggaccgCTTAGGGTGAAGTATCTAAGGAAACAGGAGAAAAGATATGGCTGTCTCTTTACTTGTCTGGTGACTAGAGCAATTCACTTGAAAGTCGCCTTTTCGTTATCTACTGATTCCTTCATTATGTGTCTTAGACGGTTTATTGCTAGAAGAGGTAAACCAACTGTCATCTACTCTGACAATGGAACAAATTTTGTTGGAGCGAACC TGGAAGGGCTTGTGAATAGTCGTCCCCTGACCGAAGTAAGCTCAGATGTGGATGATCTTGAAGCCCTAACTCCGAATCACTTCATCATCGGAAGAGGAACTCTCAACTTACCACCCGGTGTCTTCATCGACAAGGAGATGTCAAGTCACAAACGTTGGCGTCAAGCACAAGTAGTTGCGACCCACATTTGGAATCGGTGGCTTCGAGAGTACCTACCTCGTCTGATTACCCGTAAGAAATGGCTACAGCCCACCGCTAATGTCAAGATTGGAGACTTGGTATTAGTTTCTGATTACGCAGTCCCAAGGGGTTACTGGCCTCTTGGTAGAATCGTGAAAGTTTTTCCTGGACATGGCAATGTTGTACGATCAGCCGAAGTTAAGACTAAGTTTGGAGTAATGAAACGTCCTGTAACTAAACTGGCGTTAGTTGAAGAGTGTTCGCCCAATTAG